The following proteins come from a genomic window of Pyxidicoccus sp. MSG2:
- a CDS encoding peptidoglycan-binding domain-containing protein, producing MVGPRTAPIRTGSTSTFTLKQKRLHIILLDPREAPYAGLEYVLTVGRTEHHGRTAADGSLSHEVPGLPGGELVLKLPAPDAASAPEPASVAPPGAPPPYPPPVLDADFPDTPAASTPESVTLRWTLQLQSLVSFDADAVRAAQERLHNLGFPADGERGSPGPRTRAAVRAFQRTHGLPETGQLADVQQELIRQHDA from the coding sequence ATGGTTGGCCCGAGGACGGCACCCATTCGGACGGGAAGCACGAGCACCTTCACGCTGAAGCAGAAGCGCCTGCACATCATCTTGCTGGACCCAAGAGAAGCGCCCTACGCCGGGCTGGAATACGTGCTCACGGTGGGCAGGACGGAGCACCACGGCAGGACCGCCGCGGACGGCTCGCTCTCCCATGAGGTGCCGGGCCTGCCCGGTGGTGAGCTGGTGCTGAAGCTCCCCGCGCCCGACGCGGCCTCCGCGCCCGAGCCAGCCTCCGTCGCGCCACCCGGAGCACCACCCCCCTACCCGCCCCCCGTCCTCGACGCCGACTTCCCGGACACCCCCGCCGCCTCCACGCCCGAGTCGGTGACGCTGCGTTGGACGCTCCAGCTCCAGTCATTGGTGAGCTTCGACGCGGACGCGGTGCGTGCCGCGCAGGAGCGGCTGCACAACCTGGGCTTTCCCGCTGACGGTGAGCGAGGCAGCCCGGGCCCCCGCACCCGCGCTGCCGTGCGCGCCTTCCAGCGCACGCACGGCCTGCCCGAGACGGGGCAGCTCGCGGACGTGCAGCAAGAGCTCATCCGGCAACACGACGCCTGA
- a CDS encoding cytochrome c-type biogenesis protein gives MTAALLSLTLAFSLLTGQYAPQQGGSQPLEPKLEARVQQLGKQLRCAVCQGVSIADSPASMARAQLDTVRSLVAEGKSDEEVVDYFVARYGEWVLLEPTAQGFNWLVWLGPVALLAVGGFVIWRQLQRGPPETQPAKQTATPATPAGTAPAEEEDPYLQAVRREMER, from the coding sequence ATGACCGCTGCCCTCCTGTCGCTGACCCTCGCCTTCAGCCTCCTCACCGGCCAGTACGCGCCCCAGCAGGGCGGAAGCCAACCTCTCGAACCGAAACTGGAGGCTCGCGTCCAGCAGCTCGGGAAGCAGCTGCGCTGCGCCGTGTGCCAGGGCGTGTCCATCGCGGACAGCCCGGCCTCCATGGCGCGAGCCCAGCTCGACACCGTGCGTTCGCTCGTGGCCGAGGGAAAGAGTGACGAGGAGGTCGTGGACTACTTCGTCGCCCGCTACGGCGAGTGGGTGCTGCTGGAGCCCACGGCCCAGGGCTTCAACTGGCTCGTGTGGTTGGGCCCGGTGGCGCTCCTCGCGGTGGGCGGCTTCGTCATCTGGAGACAGCTCCAGCGTGGCCCTCCCGAAACGCAGCCCGCGAAGCAGACCGCCACCCCGGCGACACCGGCGGGAACCGCGCCGGCGGAAGAAGAAGACCCGTACCTCCAGGCCGTGCGCCGGGAAATGGAGCGCTGA
- a CDS encoding tetratricopeptide repeat protein yields MQQTTNWLPGIIVLAVAFVAAAAWLIFQRSRGALTTNEPRDGALDDLSQRAQSLIDQLRSLEADKHNLGAEQYATEKSRLEREAAGALRAKDEHLKRKASGEGAKARAPAPVGTGWAARNPQLAGALWGAGIVLFFGGLGYLLVSEQQPREDGREATGRMPGGQQAQQQQQQGNGMGAQEEGPDMQEARARLQSNAGDVESAALLSHELIRRQEFEEALKVTAKGLAADPFNVELRVHRGVLRATQGDLSGAEAELTELVDTWPDAQEALIFLGSLALRRGDKARALEHFERFSVEVPRNMQPPQLGPAIAQLRSEVTGGGTP; encoded by the coding sequence ATGCAGCAGACGACCAACTGGTTGCCCGGAATCATCGTGTTGGCGGTCGCCTTCGTGGCCGCCGCCGCCTGGCTCATCTTCCAGCGCAGCCGCGGCGCGCTCACCACGAACGAGCCGCGCGACGGAGCGCTGGACGACCTGTCGCAGCGGGCGCAGTCGCTCATCGACCAGCTCCGCTCACTGGAGGCCGACAAGCACAACCTGGGCGCCGAGCAGTACGCGACGGAGAAGTCCCGCCTGGAGCGCGAGGCCGCCGGTGCGCTGCGCGCGAAGGACGAGCACCTCAAGCGCAAGGCGTCGGGTGAAGGCGCCAAGGCGCGGGCACCGGCCCCGGTGGGCACGGGCTGGGCGGCGCGCAATCCGCAGCTCGCGGGCGCGCTGTGGGGCGCGGGCATCGTGCTGTTCTTCGGCGGGCTGGGCTACCTGCTCGTCTCCGAGCAGCAGCCGCGCGAGGACGGCCGTGAGGCCACGGGCCGGATGCCGGGTGGCCAGCAGGCACAGCAACAGCAGCAGCAGGGCAACGGCATGGGCGCGCAGGAGGAAGGCCCGGACATGCAGGAGGCCCGGGCGCGGCTCCAGTCCAACGCGGGAGATGTCGAGTCCGCGGCGCTGCTGAGCCACGAGCTGATCCGTCGGCAGGAGTTCGAGGAGGCCTTGAAGGTGACGGCGAAGGGCCTGGCCGCGGACCCGTTCAACGTCGAGCTGCGCGTGCACCGCGGCGTGCTGCGTGCGACGCAGGGAGATCTGTCGGGTGCGGAGGCGGAGCTGACGGAGCTGGTGGACACGTGGCCGGACGCGCAGGAGGCGCTCATCTTCCTGGGCAGCCTCGCGCTGCGGCGCGGCGACAAGGCGAGGGCGCTGGAGCACTTCGAGCGCTTCTCCGTCGAGGTGCCTCGCAACATGCAGCCTCCGCAGCTCGGGCCCGCGATTGCGCAGTTGCGCTCCGAAGTCACGGGTGGCGGCACGCCGTGA
- a CDS encoding family 43 glycosylhydrolase — protein sequence MKPLRMVVLLSTLCAALAGCGDGQAPGPQAAPDEVSTPQALAGVCDGVTCSGHGVCKDNAGSAVCVCDEGFTGGACATRGADYGARTLLMPYLADPDVYKENDDLFFLTGTGNGVLLPLYESNDLRTFTFKKDYNPSAADPVYDYCFLWAPDLGKYSGAYQLYFSAHRVPNGAACPPAGQEVTTFVATAPDLNFNFSAPQPINANTTYPRTSTGTACLPQGCNRNIRIDSATFNDTSGRWFFYVWFDRGNNISSYNTAAPGTVYNHAGPAVFATPAYEEGINEAPELFKRNGQYYLLFSGGWYNSQYTMYYVMGDSIPQLTRARAVRRLSQPLRNSAGRLVQSHGHNVLVERRGEVFNVFHVGAFDAAGNLTSRSTYKQRVAFKPDGSMHSLNQVNVRWNKLTGYSYSLDVVLRDGTVVGPCLAVGVLGQANKTVFDGVCRSAGDRVVTKGDIAAFRIFYSNNGVWGPFVETAYDGISDDVALDLPGGFTPFVDLSWSEEETTAQYSIDVQRRDTGAWIGPCIGVTAVNKSLSWTYQGRCDTPGINVPYSNIQAFRVCSAVNGDWAHARCGATAYDGRSMHSQVVIP from the coding sequence ATGAAACCACTCCGGATGGTCGTGCTCCTGTCCACTCTCTGTGCGGCCCTCGCCGGCTGCGGAGATGGACAAGCTCCGGGTCCGCAAGCCGCTCCCGATGAGGTCTCGACTCCGCAGGCGCTCGCCGGGGTGTGCGACGGCGTCACGTGCAGTGGCCACGGCGTCTGCAAGGACAACGCGGGGAGCGCGGTCTGCGTTTGTGACGAGGGCTTCACGGGAGGCGCCTGCGCTACGCGGGGCGCGGACTACGGCGCGCGCACGCTGCTCATGCCGTACCTGGCCGACCCGGACGTCTACAAGGAGAACGACGACCTGTTCTTCCTCACCGGCACTGGCAACGGCGTGCTGCTGCCCCTCTACGAGTCGAACGACCTGCGAACCTTCACCTTCAAGAAGGACTACAACCCGTCGGCGGCGGACCCCGTCTACGACTACTGCTTCCTCTGGGCGCCGGACCTCGGCAAGTACAGCGGGGCCTACCAGCTCTACTTCTCGGCGCACCGTGTGCCCAACGGCGCGGCGTGCCCGCCGGCCGGCCAGGAGGTGACGACCTTCGTCGCCACGGCCCCGGATTTGAACTTCAACTTCAGCGCGCCCCAGCCCATCAACGCCAACACCACGTACCCGCGCACCTCCACGGGCACGGCGTGCCTGCCGCAGGGCTGCAACCGGAACATCCGCATCGACTCGGCCACGTTCAACGACACGTCCGGCCGCTGGTTCTTCTACGTGTGGTTCGACCGGGGCAACAACATCTCCTCGTACAACACGGCCGCGCCCGGCACCGTCTACAACCACGCGGGCCCGGCAGTGTTCGCGACACCCGCCTACGAGGAGGGCATCAACGAAGCCCCCGAGCTCTTCAAGCGCAATGGCCAGTACTACCTGCTCTTCAGCGGCGGTTGGTACAACAGCCAGTACACCATGTACTACGTGATGGGGGACTCCATCCCCCAGCTCACGCGGGCACGGGCCGTGCGACGCCTCTCCCAGCCGCTGCGCAACTCCGCGGGCAGGCTGGTGCAGAGCCACGGCCACAACGTCCTCGTCGAGCGCCGGGGTGAGGTCTTCAACGTCTTCCACGTCGGTGCCTTCGACGCCGCGGGCAACCTCACCTCACGCAGCACGTACAAGCAGCGCGTGGCCTTCAAGCCGGACGGCTCGATGCACTCGCTCAACCAGGTGAACGTGCGGTGGAACAAGCTGACGGGCTACAGCTACTCGCTCGACGTCGTGCTGCGCGACGGCACGGTGGTTGGCCCGTGCCTCGCCGTGGGCGTCCTCGGGCAGGCCAACAAGACTGTCTTTGACGGCGTGTGCCGCAGCGCGGGCGACCGCGTGGTGACGAAGGGCGACATTGCCGCCTTCCGCATCTTCTACTCGAACAACGGCGTCTGGGGACCCTTCGTCGAGACGGCCTATGACGGCATCTCCGACGACGTGGCCCTGGACCTGCCCGGTGGATTCACGCCCTTCGTGGACCTGAGCTGGAGCGAGGAGGAGACCACCGCCCAATACTCCATCGACGTGCAGCGGCGGGACACCGGGGCGTGGATTGGCCCGTGCATCGGCGTCACGGCGGTGAACAAGAGCCTGTCGTGGACGTACCAGGGGCGCTGCGACACGCCGGGCATCAACGTGCCGTACTCCAACATCCAGGCATTCCGCGTCTGCTCCGCCGTGAATGGGGACTGGGCCCACGCGCGCTGCGGTGCCACGGCCTATGACGGCCGCAGCATGCACTCGCAAGTCGTCATTCCCTGA
- a CDS encoding GNAT family N-acetyltransferase, with protein sequence MIREEELTQGPQVAQWLEVGAVGSTSALAGMRKEWDALLDASDAGPFNAWEWLYPWCRRIATNRRPLVLTARDRTGALVGLLPLSVEYRSVAGVPVRRLSFLGETHVGSDYLDVVAKRGHEQEVARTFARMLYALRDEWDVLDLTDLREGSPTVDVLREAFPGGDVRVAERYVCPYDTLDPKEPFDAFLKRTGRRDNFLRRRKWLEKQEGYRIERTEAPGELAAPLTDFFRLHSARWASDGGSQGIKGSGVESFHRDATQLLAERGRLRMYTMKVGGRAVASVYGILHRNSFVYFQSGYDPEWRNRSVGLVLVGETFRDAIASGCTEYDFLRGTETYKSDWVAKQRNTVSVRVHAGTWTGRWFTQSEELARNVRNGAKAMMPNTLVEKVRRFRRRQAAVE encoded by the coding sequence GTGATTCGCGAGGAAGAGCTGACGCAGGGGCCGCAGGTCGCGCAGTGGCTGGAGGTGGGTGCCGTGGGCAGCACCTCCGCGCTGGCGGGCATGCGGAAGGAGTGGGACGCGCTGCTCGACGCGAGCGACGCGGGCCCCTTCAACGCCTGGGAGTGGCTCTATCCCTGGTGCCGGCGCATCGCGACGAATCGGCGTCCGCTGGTGCTCACGGCCAGGGACCGCACGGGTGCGCTGGTGGGGCTGCTGCCTCTCTCCGTGGAGTACCGGAGCGTGGCGGGCGTGCCGGTGCGGCGCCTGAGCTTCCTGGGCGAGACGCACGTGGGCAGCGACTACCTGGACGTGGTGGCGAAGCGCGGCCACGAGCAGGAAGTGGCGCGGACCTTCGCGCGGATGTTGTACGCGCTGCGCGACGAGTGGGACGTGCTGGACCTCACGGATTTGCGCGAGGGCTCGCCCACGGTGGACGTGCTGCGCGAGGCGTTCCCCGGCGGTGACGTCCGCGTGGCGGAGCGGTACGTGTGCCCGTACGACACGTTGGACCCGAAGGAGCCGTTCGACGCGTTCCTCAAGCGCACGGGCCGGCGCGACAACTTCCTGCGCCGGCGCAAGTGGCTGGAGAAGCAGGAGGGCTACCGGATTGAGCGCACGGAGGCGCCGGGCGAGCTGGCCGCGCCGCTGACGGACTTCTTCCGGCTGCACTCGGCGCGGTGGGCGTCGGACGGGGGCTCGCAGGGCATCAAGGGCAGCGGCGTGGAGTCGTTCCACCGGGATGCCACGCAGTTGCTGGCCGAGCGGGGCCGGCTGCGCATGTACACGATGAAGGTGGGGGGCCGGGCGGTGGCCTCGGTGTACGGCATCCTCCACCGGAACAGCTTCGTGTACTTCCAGTCCGGGTATGACCCGGAGTGGCGCAACCGCAGCGTGGGCCTGGTGCTGGTGGGCGAGACGTTCCGGGACGCGATTGCGTCGGGCTGCACGGAGTATGACTTCCTGCGCGGCACGGAGACGTACAAGTCCGACTGGGTGGCGAAGCAGCGGAACACCGTGTCCGTGCGCGTGCATGCCGGCACGTGGACCGGGCGCTGGTTCACCCAGTCCGAGGAGCTGGCGCGCAACGTGCGCAACGGCGCCAAGGCGATGATGCCGAACACGCTGGTGGAGAAGGTGCGCCGCTTCCGTCGGCGTCAGGCCGCGGTGGAGTGA
- a CDS encoding DegT/DnrJ/EryC1/StrS family aminotransferase: MKPTGKLFVPSLPTLWPHMLMSRPKPGALPPFSSPNVRYFYFARNAIWLMVKMLGLDAGEVLMPAYHHGVEVEALVDAGATPRFYRVGSRWDVDLEDVARRIGPKTKALYLTHYAGFPGPVQEMRKLADEHGLILIEDCALSLLSSDGAVPLGTTGDVGIFCLYKTLPVPNGGALVVNGPRQYSLPEPPAPPSASTFSHTVSALLQNLELRGGAFGRSLRSMVRTLGHGTVKAASIERVATGTQHFDRKHVDLGMSPLTKRIAQAQDLESIVEQRRRNYFFLLGRLRDVSPPLFNQLPPGASPLFYPMVVQDKAEVLARLRAQGIDAIDFWKRFHPACDASAFPEVAQLRRSIVEIPCHQDLSPEVMADVAAAVREALKSERRTKKRAG; encoded by the coding sequence ATGAAGCCCACGGGGAAGCTGTTCGTTCCGTCCCTGCCGACGCTCTGGCCGCACATGTTGATGTCGCGGCCGAAGCCGGGGGCGCTGCCCCCGTTCTCCTCGCCCAACGTCCGCTACTTCTACTTCGCCCGCAACGCCATCTGGCTCATGGTGAAGATGCTGGGCCTGGACGCGGGTGAAGTCCTGATGCCCGCCTACCACCACGGCGTGGAGGTGGAGGCGCTGGTGGACGCGGGCGCCACGCCGCGCTTCTACCGCGTGGGCAGCCGCTGGGACGTGGACCTGGAGGACGTGGCCCGCCGCATCGGCCCGAAGACGAAGGCCCTGTACCTCACGCACTACGCCGGCTTCCCCGGCCCGGTGCAGGAGATGCGCAAGCTGGCGGACGAGCACGGCCTCATCCTCATCGAGGACTGCGCGCTGTCGCTCCTGTCGTCGGACGGCGCGGTGCCGCTGGGCACCACGGGCGACGTGGGCATCTTCTGCCTCTACAAGACGCTGCCGGTTCCCAATGGTGGGGCGCTGGTCGTCAACGGTCCGCGCCAGTACAGCCTGCCGGAGCCTCCGGCGCCGCCGTCCGCGTCCACCTTCAGCCACACGGTGTCCGCGCTCCTGCAGAACCTGGAGCTGCGGGGTGGTGCCTTCGGGCGCTCGCTGCGCAGCATGGTGCGCACGCTGGGCCACGGCACGGTGAAGGCGGCCAGCATCGAGCGCGTCGCCACGGGCACACAGCACTTCGACCGCAAGCACGTGGACCTGGGCATGAGCCCGCTGACGAAGCGGATTGCCCAGGCGCAGGATCTGGAGTCCATCGTCGAGCAGCGCCGGCGCAACTACTTCTTCCTGCTGGGGCGGCTGCGGGACGTGTCTCCGCCGCTGTTCAACCAGCTGCCGCCGGGGGCGAGCCCGTTGTTCTACCCGATGGTGGTGCAGGACAAGGCGGAGGTGCTGGCGCGGCTGCGGGCACAGGGCATCGACGCCATCGACTTCTGGAAGCGCTTCCACCCGGCGTGTGACGCGTCGGCATTCCCCGAGGTGGCGCAGTTGCGGCGGTCGATTGTGGAGATTCCGTGCCACCAGGACTTGTCGCCGGAGGTGATGGCGGACGTGGCGGCGGCGGTGCGCGAGGCGCTGAAGTCGGAGCGTCGGACGAAGAAGCGCGCGGGCTGA